GAAGTTAATCTGACGACTGCTTGTTACCATGGTTGAAGCATCATAAATGGTCTTAAAGGAATAACCATCACGGTTGACCACGTAAAAGACACCTGCATCCCCAACAGTGATATAGTCTGTCTTGATTTCTTCCAAGAAGTCTAGGAAAGGCTTGATACGGTCCATCATATCTTGGTGCATGAGGGCATTAACTGCGACAATCAATTCTTTGCCTGCTTCATGAACCAACTTAGCGATGGTGCGTAAGTCTTCATAACTAAAAGTTGTTGGCAGACGAAGACCAAAATCTTTCTCACCGACATAGATACGATCTACGCCAGCTTCGAGTAACTGTTCAACTTGTTCAATACTTTCAGCAGTTGCTGTAATGATAATCTTTTCCATAAGAAAAATTATACCACAATTCTCAAAAATCAGCTATGGGTACTGAGAGTTTCATAAAAAGTTAAACTTATTTCTATCTTTCCCAATCAAAAAGTGAACAGTAACTTGTACCATTCACTCTATTTTATACATGTGTTTCTTCAACTAGGTGGCCATCATTCATGACATAAATTCGATCAACCTTATCAAGAAGACGAGTATCATGCGTAATCATAACAACTCCTCTACCTTGTTCATGAGCAATGGCAGCCAACATCTCCGTTACTTGGTAAGCACGCTCGGTGTCTAGACTGGCTGTCGGCTCATCTGCAAGCACAATGCTTGGATTGTTATAGAGCGCTCTAGCAATCGCAGCACGTTGACGTTCGCCACCTGATAAAGCCTTGGGATACTGATATTGTACTTTTTCCAAATCCAACAGGTCAAAAAGCTCTTTTCGATCACTTTTACTATTTTTTCCCTTATCCAGTCTGTCAATCAAATCCAGCTGTTCCTTGACCGTTAGAAAAGGAATTAAGTTTGAAGCCTGAAGAATGAAGCCAAACTCTCTAAAACGGAGATCTGTTTTTTCCTTCTCCGTCAAACTGCCTGTTTCCTTCCCTTTGACTAGA
This Streptococcus oralis DNA region includes the following protein-coding sequences:
- a CDS encoding ABC transporter ATP-binding protein, which encodes MTTLIEMNQVTKTYGEGKMKVVALHETNFQLNAGEFVAIVGPSGSGKTTFLTTLGQLQEASSGKILVKGKETGSLTEKEKTDLRFREFGFILQASNLIPFLTVKEQLDLIDRLDKGKNSKSDRKELFDLLDLEKVQYQYPKALSGGERQRAAIARALYNNPSIVLADEPTASLDTERAYQVTEMLAAIAHEQGRGVVMITHDTRLLDKVDRIYVMNDGHLVEETHV